TATTAGATTTTTCTGAGGATATAAACTCCGCTAAAATCGTTTCATCATTCTTAGACAAGGCTATTGATATCGGAATAGCAGTTCCTATAATTGTTGACGATTCAGAGGAAAAACTCATCTATAGAGCCTATAGACATGGAGAAGATGTCCCTTTCGGAGAAAAAGAGGAAAAACTTTTAGCCATAGTAATTAAAGCTTTTTCGGAATCACTAGGAAGTGAGAACTTACAGCACATTTGGTTAGAAAAACTTACTGTGTTGTTATTAAAAATTGGCATACAAAATAAATTTCTCAATCCAATTATAACAAATATTCCCCAAAGGGATACTATAACTTCAAAAAAGGGTCATTTAACTGCTGTTGCTTCTATTAAATCATATCTTTATGGACCTGTGGCAACTTTCAAAGAATATGAAATCGGCGAATCAATTAATTCCAAACCTTTCCTAGAACCCGGGGAAAAAGATTTATGGCTATCTAATGTACTTTTAGAAAAAGGAATAATTATCAAAGAACCAATCAAAAATCTATACAGATTTAATCAGTTTCCTAATATCTCGTTAGATGAAAAACTTGAAGGAAAAGCTGAAAATATTGGATTGGTGTTTGGAGAATTAATGAAGAAGAAAATAATTTCAAAAGACAATGATTTAGTGAAACTGACAGCCTGTGTTTATCCCCAAGATTGTCTACAATCTTTGGCAGCAGAAATCAACATCTTCAACAAGAAATGGAGATATTATCAGCAATATTTAGAACGAAATTTTCATAATAAAAAAATGCATTATCAATTAGCTGAAGGGGTTAGAAATTCAAATCTGGCCTTTACAGCTATCAATAGCGGCCAACAAAAATTCTTTTGGTTCATTGAAAAAGATGCCTTGAAATTAATTGATCATATTAAAAATATTATCGAGCCAAAATATTTGAAGAATATATGGGCAGAATTTTGGTCTCCAAATAAAGATTGGAATATAGAATCAATTGATAAAGATCTTTATAAAGGCATAATTAATCAAGGACTATGGCTTATTTCAATGAACAGTTATTTGAGGATTTTAGACTATAGTCTTAGAAATACTGCTATTCCAGAAGGTAAAATTCAAATTAATAAAAACAATAATCTAAAAAATAAGAGGTTTGAAGAAATTAAGGAGTATCACAAAAAGCTTACAAAATATAAATCAAATAAACGGACTCGAGAAATTATACCATTCGTCGAAAGTTTAATCAATAAAAGAAATGAGCTTTCTGAAACTGACCACTTGGCAAATATTAAAATAGTTTTAACTAAAATTAGAAGTTTAGTAAATAACTCAAAGGTATTATTGGACAACACAGATCTACTCGTAAATAAATTTGGAAAAATTGAAAATATTCAGAGGTTTAACCACACATTATATATCGACATTGATGAAAGTTCATTTTTTTTAAAAAAAAGAGTCTGGAAAGAAATTTTTGACTTCATCGATCAATATAAAATAGACCTAAATAATTCTGAAGACCAGGAAGATTTAATTATTCAAATACCACATGACAAAAACGTGCTAGAACGAGGAGTATGGTTTGCTTCGAATGGTTCACTTAGCTCTACCACCTTAGTAGATTTAGTGCATAAAATTATCGAAAAATTCACATCGACTTTAAAAGTTAAATGCGTAATATTCGGACAGTTACCTGAAGACTTTAGAATAAAGACAGCTGGAACAAATAGTTCGAATATTAAATTCGGTAATTTTTGGACACAAGTTTCGCTGTTATCTGAATTTTTTACTATAGATTTTCAGAAAAATATCGAAGAAAGCGAATTAATTTCGTTAATAGAAAATAAAGAAATTCTAAACTCGGAGTTCAACAAATTATTGGAACCAGAAAAATATCAATATGAATTACGTTCTTCGCTAGAAATTAAGGATCAAGGTGTTTTTAATAACAATTTTATCTACGAACAATATATATACTCAAGCAAGATGACCAAAGAAAACGCAGACATAGGTGTTATTACTGTTGTAACTCACGAAACAAGGGCTGTTTTAAAGCATCTACGAATAAATCCAAAAAATGATATTTTAAAAAACGGACGATCCTTCTATGAAGGTGTTACAGAGGCTTCTGAAAAGGGAATACATAAAATTGTTGTAACTCAGCAATTAGATATTGGAAATAGATCAGTTATCCCTGCATATAATGCTCTAGTAAACACTTATCGACCAAAATTAATTATTTTACTTGGTATAGCAGGAAGCATTTCAAAAGATCTTGAACTTTGCGATGTGGTGATTGCAAATCAGGTTATTTATTACGAGAATAGAAAGGAAGTCCCTAATAAAACAAATCGGAGGGGCGAAATGTATAAAATTGAAGTAAAGCTAAAACAAGTTATCAATAAATTTTTTGTAATACATAATGAGCCGGCAGTTTTCAAGGCAGAAAAAGATTCTTTAAATGAGGATTTTCAAATTTTGACTGGTCCTATTGGAAGCGGAGAAGCTGTAATTGCAGATAATGCATCAAGTATAAAAGAATGGTTGCTTGAAGTTAACTCTAAGACCCTTGCGCTCGAAATGGAAGCTGGAGGGTTTCTACAAGCATTTTATGAAGATGGATTATCCGAATTTCAACCCATTCATGGAGTTTTAGTCATTCGTGGTATTTCTGACCATGCCGATTTTGAAAAAGATGATAAATGGAGAAAACCAGCTTCTGAAAATGCCGTTAAATGCTTATCGGAAATTTTAAAAATTATTCCCGAATTCGAAATATAACCATAAGCAACAAAATGCCAACAACGTATATAATTTATGGCTTAGATGGGTAAACGAATTAAACTTCCTACATTTTTTTACTAACTTGTCAATCGGATAAAACCGGCGAGGCTTGCCATCCGAAACGGCGCTTTTACTCCGGCTAAATTGAAAAATTCGGCTCAATCAAGCGCTCAACGCTCAATTCGCTTTAGAAATCATAGTCTAGGGTGGATTTCGTAAGAAGGACTCATTAAGCCACCCTAGCAAGCAAAGACGCCGCTTAAAACCAATTTTAATCTGTAGCCGTATTTTAGGACGAGACATTTAATAAAACGATGATAAAAGATATTTTTCTATCATTCCGAGATAATTTCAAAGAAAAGACAACCAATCCATTTTTAGGTACATATTTAATTATTTGGATTATTAGAAATTGGGAATTGGTCTACTCTCTTTTTAATTTTGATTCAAGCGACACCTTAGAAATTAAGGTGAATTTTATTAAGGAATATTATAAAAACAATTCATTTATTGAAGGTATTTTAAATAATATTCTTTGGACTTTCGGCGTATTAATAATTACTTTTCTATTACTGAATATTTCTCGTGCAATTGTAAATTTATTTGAAAAGCAACTTAAACCTTGGATATATAAACTAACCGACTCAAAATCAGTTGTACTAAAATCAACTTATGAAATTATTAGAAACGAAAGAGATGATTTGCAATTCAGACTTGACAAAGAAAGAGATTCAAAATCAAGACTTGAATCAAGAATAAAAACATTGGAAGGAGAAATTTTAGAGCGAGAAAGGGCTGTTGCAGAAAAAGAAGGAGAAGAAAGTATTGAATCAAATAAAAAAGAAGAGCCTTCTGATTTACAACTCGTATTTAATAAGTTAAATGCTTTAAAGTTAATTGAGGATTTCAAAGAAATGGCTGTTGCATCTAAAAAAGGGGATCCAATTTCTGTAGTGCACAATTCTGTAGACAAATATCTCGAATATGGACTATTAGAATATAAAGAATCCACATATAGTGGTGATGGGAAATATTATAAAGTAACACCCGAAGGAGATAAATTACTCAGATATATGAGAAATAATATATAAAAACTATGCCCAACAATGTATAACCGCAATTACGGCGAATTCGACTACGTCCGAATCCACTCGGAATTACGAGCGTTAGTACCAAACAGAAAAAAACAACTTAAAACGCATAACTGACGGTTATACAAGACCGTTAACCTTCATTACGACTAACTGACTAATCAGGATGAAATTATTTGAAGCAGTTAAGCATAAATCACTGTTTAAAGTAACTCGTTTTATATGCTAATCCTATCCTTTTTTCCATTAGTAATACTTCAGGTTTATCTTTTCTTAAACCAACTTGCCAATTATTAAAAATCTCCCAATCATCGTTACTAAAAATTGGGTTTCCATACTGATTCATCAAGGCTCTTCTAATTCTATCTTCTTCTCCTTTTCCCGTCAAAATCCATACTACATTAAGCTTATTATCTCCAAAACGAGCTTCAATTTTTCTTGGAAACCCCAAATAATCTACACCAAAACAGTTTATCTGAATTTGAGCATTGGGATCTGATCCATCTAGTTTTTCTGTATTAGTAAAATTACTACGGGCTTCTAATATTGGTTTTAATTCGTCAATAGTGGCTCCCATTTTAAGAAATGCCGGAATTTGATCTGAGGAATTAGGCTCGGTTTCGTCTTTATAGCTTAAATCTATATACGGATTTTCCCAAGCATATAGATTAGTATGCATTGCTTCTTTTGTCAATATCCAAGCGGCATCCTTGTTTTTATCTAAAAATAACCTATCTGCAACATAGACATCATAGTTCAAATATACTCTGGCTGTATCAATACGCTTACTTACAAAAACTTTCTGTACATTCCCCCTTACCTCTATGTATTTAAGCGTGTCGTCGGCAAATGTAAATACAACTTTGTCAATTATTCCATTACTAGTCTTTACTTGAGAGCAGACTAAGTGCTCCTCTTTTAATTTTGCTAAGGGAAAGTTTGGATTGTCGACCGATATCGTGTCTACTGTTTTAGATATTTCTTTTAATTTTTGAACAGTTTTTTCTAGTGATTCATTCAACTTAACACCATTGAATATTGATTCAGTCTGTGCATAAAACATGCAAGGTGTAATCAGAAAAATAATTGTGAATATAATTTTATGCAAATTCATAATTGGAAAATTTCTTTATTATTCTATAAGGATATCATTAAGCTTGATTGTTACAACATATATAAAAAATAGTAGTTTCAGTACTTAAACGAAAGATAGATAATAAAATAAAGGTCAGTTATAAACCGGAAAGTTAGTACTTAAAAATCTGCTACTTTTCATATACAAAACCGTCGTGTGCAATGCGGAAAAAACAAATACAGTAAATTGAATTAGATAATCCGTAATCTGCTTAATTTCTTTCAATAAAAAGCCTGCAATTTTGTGGTATAAAATCACAAACAATTGAAATGGCAAATTCAAAATTAGTTTCTTTCGAACTTTCACACTTCTATCCAATTATAGAACTTCAAAAATTCTGGGAGTTTTTCGTTGACCATAAATGGTATTCTCAATCCGAAATTATGGCGGGAGAAATTGTTGTCCTTAAAGAAGGTAAAGACCACCCACAGGGCTTGGGAGCTGTTAGAAAAATTTTGATTGGAGATATAAATCTTACCGAAGATATTGTTGGTTTTGACCCACCAAATTATTTCAGTTATGCTGTACACGAAGGAGGTATGCCTGTAAATAAATACAGAGGAGAATTTTTCTACGAATCGAAGAATGGCGGAATGTTATGGAAATACAAAGGAAACTTTGAGCCAAAACATTTCGGTACAGGTTGGTTTTTTAAATGGTTTCTAAAATCAAGAATGAAATCACAACTTCCTGTATGGGAGAATGGGTACAATTCTTATTACAAAACAAGTACTTCACTATGAAATTATTAAACGCAAAGACACGTATTTTACTCAAACTGTTCCTTCCTCAGCGAAAAAAAGCCAATTCTAAATATGCAATTCCTGAGTCAGATAAAAATTTGTCTGGGAAAACTATTGTCTTTACAGGTGGAACAGACGGAATAGGTCAAGTAGCTGTTGAAATGCTTTACCAAATGAATGCAAATATTGTTTTGTTAGCACGAAATCCCCAAAAAGTCCAGAAGCAAATTAAAGAATTGAAGTTGCCAAAAAGACAAAATACAATAGATTTTGAAATTTGTGATTTGGCATCTATGAGCAGTGTAAAAGATTGTGCCCATCGTATTTTAAAGAGATACGACAACATAGATGTTCTGGTAAATTGTGCTGGAATTAATTCTACCGATAAAGCAGTTAGTAAAGATGGTTTTGAATTGAATTGGGCTATCAATTATTTAGCGCCATTCCTTTTGACCAATCTATTAGTAGAAAGGCTAAAAGAATCGGCATCTGCTCGCATAGTGAATATCACTACGAACACAGATTTTCTAGAAAAAATCAACTTCGATGAAATTGAAAAACAATCTGATTTTTCCACCAATGATAATTATTCCGCGTCCAAATTATCTTTAAATATGTTTTCCATTGATTTAGCTGAAAGACTTAAAACTACTGGTGTCACGGTAAATTACCTCTACCCTGGATACATCAAATCAAACTTATTACGACACCTGAAAGGAGGAGCGAAACTAATGCAATTTATGATGAATATTATGGCATCACCAACCGAAGTGGGTGCAGACAGAATCCTACGACTAGCCATATCTTCCGAATATAAAGAGGTTACGGGAGTATATGTCGCAGAAGACCAAATTATGCCACCTCATAGCGAAGCTCAAATTGAATTAAAAAGAGAAAAGCTTGAACAAATTACAGTAAAGGCATTAAAACAATGGTTATAAAATTACAATTGAACAATTTTTAATATAAAACTCTAATAAAATGAAAAATGTAAAAAGCACTGAAGCTAATAGAGTGTTAGCACAGAAAGTAATAGAAGCAATTAGTAATGATAATTGGGAATATGTAAATGAAGTTTTTGCAGAAGATGCTATTGTTTGGGTAGCTGGTAGTATGCCAATTTCAGGCACACATACTAAAGATTTTGTAATCGTTGCAGGTAAAAGAACAAGAGAAGGTTTTCCCGAAGGACTGAGCCTTAAAACAAAAGCTATGACAGTAGAAGGAAGTCGAGTCGCCATTGAAGCCGAATCTCTTGGAAAGCATATTAGTGGTAAAACCTACAATAATCATTTTCATATTCTAATGGAAATAAAAGACGAAAAAGTTTGTACTTGGAAAGAATATATGGATACTATGCACGCAAATGAGGTCTTTTTTGGATAAATAATGCAAAGACATTATAAATGCAAATTATTATATTAACAAGATGGAAGAATTTAGAGAGATAAAATCAATTAGTCAGATGCATCACCTTTTAGGATTGAACAAGCCTATGCATCCGGCAATTTCATTAGTAAATATGAAGGATGTTAAACTCTCTAAAGAGCTGTTCAATCAAAAATACATCTGGGATTTTTATATGATTTCTTTAAAATTCGAGAATTGTGAACTTCAGTATGGCAGGCAATACTATGATTTTGAAGAAGGGACTTTAGTCTTTAGTTCACCTGGACAAGTATTCGAAGCAAAAAAACTACCTGAAACATTAAATGAAAACGGTTGGGCCTTATACTTTCATTCAGATTTAATTCAAAAATCTGATTTAGGCAAGAACATAAAATCATATGGATTCTTTTCTTATAAGTCCAATGAAGCGTTGCATCTATCGGGAAAAGAAAAGGAAAAAATTTCGCGATGCATTGAGGCAATAGAAGACGAATGTCAGCAAAATATAGACAAACATAGTCAAACCGTCATTGTTTCTAATTTGGAATTATTACTCAACTATTGTAATCGATTTTACGACCGTCAATTTTATACGCGAAGTACACACCAACAGGATGTTGTAGAAAAAATCGAAGAATTATTGGTCGATTTCTTTAATTCGGAAAAATCCACACAACAAGGGATTCCAACCGTAAAATTTTGTGCAGACCAAGTGAATCTTTCACCAAACTATTTGAGTGATTTACTGAAAAAAGAGACAGGTAAGAATACGCAAGAGCATATCCATTTTCACCTCATTGAAAAAGCTAAAAATCTATTATTGTCATCAAATGTATCAGTTAGTGGAATTGCTTACGATTTAGGTTTTGAATATCCACAGTCTTTTGGAACTCTTTTTAAAAAGAAAGTTGGAATGTCACCAAACAAATACAGACAATTAAATTAACTCTAAAGCAAAAAAACAATGGTAAAATATTTAACATTTGCAAAGCGAAAAGACGGGATGTCTCACGAAGATTTTGCAAACTACTATGCAAACCAACATACACCTTTATGTGTTGAACTTCTTCCTGTTTTAAAAAAATGTACCATAAGAAGAAATTTTCTTCTGGGTAACCAGATAATTTACCCGCAAGGCTTTTCAGGTGAATTAGAATATGACGTGGTTACAGAATCAATTTGGTCTAACCCAGAGGCATTCAATCAATTTCTAGAAGATATTAATAACACGGAAATTCAAGAAAAAATCAATGAAGACGAAAAGAATCTTTTTAAACCAGGCTCTATTCGAGTAGTTATGGTTGAAGTTTCCGAACATAAAAACGAATAACTTGTTATGAAAGTTATAATGACAGGTTCAACTGGTATGGTAGGTAAGGGAGTTTTGTTGGAATGTATTGATGATGAAACAGTTGAAAAGATTTTATTAATCAACAGAAACCCAATTGACATTTCTCATCCCAAGATAAAAGAAATTTTGCATCAGGATTTTACAAGTTTCAACAAAATTAAAGTAGAATTCAAAGACTATAATGCTTGTTTTCATTGTATGGGTGTATCATCAGCTGGTATATCTGAAGAAACTTATTATAAACTCACTTATACAATTTCTGAAGCACTAGCTAATGCAATTTATAATGTAAATCCTAATATACTTTTTACATATGTTTCAGGTGCAGGAACAGACAGTTCTGAGCAAGGTTACTCAATGTGGGCAAGAGTAAAGGGCAAAACCGAAAATTTTATTTTAAACAAAGGTTTTAAGGATGCTTATGCGTTTAGACCAGGAGTTATTTTACCTGAACGTGGTGTGAAATCTAAAACTAAACTGTACAATTTTTTCTATGTTATCACTAAACCAATATTTCCTTTAATAAAAAGAATGAAGTCAGTAACAACCACTTCAAGAATTGGAAGAGCAATGATTAATTTATACCATGACCCTCATCCCTTAAAACATCTTGAAGGAGCTGATATCAACAAGGTTGCCAAATTAAAAGTATAAAAGTACAGCACACCACAAAGCATATACCCCACGCCTCTTGACATACC
This Rasiella rasia DNA region includes the following protein-coding sequences:
- a CDS encoding phosphorylase family protein, encoding MKTKDLFLDQFDPKIKSEIIEFGKRLNSMNADVFILMARKAACFIDCLQELNLTSLDGFITSERILDLDTKWLKGKRIAIIDDTIISGTTLFKTINKLKKVNVENISVSVLTVDKEHFVEDLLINDDTQESYLLEPYLKLSHTECIKVCSDIVNALSIFPRPYNVDFPYISKVNILENDFIRFVQLTNWTLEDGTSYLQNRHNTFTYSFTPNFSLEDEFDQLLGIKASKFAMLKIRAFGKYLKKDKNSYILKILPVVVLKPLSYNNIDDLFESIKMINSDDTFNQIKTKSSKLRFIQYFLASILAEFWVNSISKFINAKVEINHDVSSLRLLYNQDIISSFLKLMKVKTVPVLLNDIHLEPDEINIDNLDYIPHNKRDDENVESIHLLLTEPFLRLYHEKEKKAWETVKKYGRNVFENPEYIKLVNRLEKGFSLSFLIKLLDFSEDINSAKIVSSFLDKAIDIGIAVPIIVDDSEEKLIYRAYRHGEDVPFGEKEEKLLAIVIKAFSESLGSENLQHIWLEKLTVLLLKIGIQNKFLNPIITNIPQRDTITSKKGHLTAVASIKSYLYGPVATFKEYEIGESINSKPFLEPGEKDLWLSNVLLEKGIIIKEPIKNLYRFNQFPNISLDEKLEGKAENIGLVFGELMKKKIISKDNDLVKLTACVYPQDCLQSLAAEINIFNKKWRYYQQYLERNFHNKKMHYQLAEGVRNSNLAFTAINSGQQKFFWFIEKDALKLIDHIKNIIEPKYLKNIWAEFWSPNKDWNIESIDKDLYKGIINQGLWLISMNSYLRILDYSLRNTAIPEGKIQINKNNNLKNKRFEEIKEYHKKLTKYKSNKRTREIIPFVESLINKRNELSETDHLANIKIVLTKIRSLVNNSKVLLDNTDLLVNKFGKIENIQRFNHTLYIDIDESSFFLKKRVWKEIFDFIDQYKIDLNNSEDQEDLIIQIPHDKNVLERGVWFASNGSLSSTTLVDLVHKIIEKFTSTLKVKCVIFGQLPEDFRIKTAGTNSSNIKFGNFWTQVSLLSEFFTIDFQKNIEESELISLIENKEILNSEFNKLLEPEKYQYELRSSLEIKDQGVFNNNFIYEQYIYSSKMTKENADIGVITVVTHETRAVLKHLRINPKNDILKNGRSFYEGVTEASEKGIHKIVVTQQLDIGNRSVIPAYNALVNTYRPKLIILLGIAGSISKDLELCDVVIANQVIYYENRKEVPNKTNRRGEMYKIEVKLKQVINKFFVIHNEPAVFKAEKDSLNEDFQILTGPIGSGEAVIADNASSIKEWLLEVNSKTLALEMEAGGFLQAFYEDGLSEFQPIHGVLVIRGISDHADFEKDDKWRKPASENAVKCLSEILKIIPEFEI
- a CDS encoding SRPBCC family protein, yielding MANSKLVSFELSHFYPIIELQKFWEFFVDHKWYSQSEIMAGEIVVLKEGKDHPQGLGAVRKILIGDINLTEDIVGFDPPNYFSYAVHEGGMPVNKYRGEFFYESKNGGMLWKYKGNFEPKHFGTGWFFKWFLKSRMKSQLPVWENGYNSYYKTSTSL
- a CDS encoding SDR family NAD(P)-dependent oxidoreductase → MKLLNAKTRILLKLFLPQRKKANSKYAIPESDKNLSGKTIVFTGGTDGIGQVAVEMLYQMNANIVLLARNPQKVQKQIKELKLPKRQNTIDFEICDLASMSSVKDCAHRILKRYDNIDVLVNCAGINSTDKAVSKDGFELNWAINYLAPFLLTNLLVERLKESASARIVNITTNTDFLEKINFDEIEKQSDFSTNDNYSASKLSLNMFSIDLAERLKTTGVTVNYLYPGYIKSNLLRHLKGGAKLMQFMMNIMASPTEVGADRILRLAISSEYKEVTGVYVAEDQIMPPHSEAQIELKREKLEQITVKALKQWL
- a CDS encoding nuclear transport factor 2 family protein, coding for MKNVKSTEANRVLAQKVIEAISNDNWEYVNEVFAEDAIVWVAGSMPISGTHTKDFVIVAGKRTREGFPEGLSLKTKAMTVEGSRVAIEAESLGKHISGKTYNNHFHILMEIKDEKVCTWKEYMDTMHANEVFFG
- a CDS encoding helix-turn-helix domain-containing protein — translated: MEEFREIKSISQMHHLLGLNKPMHPAISLVNMKDVKLSKELFNQKYIWDFYMISLKFENCELQYGRQYYDFEEGTLVFSSPGQVFEAKKLPETLNENGWALYFHSDLIQKSDLGKNIKSYGFFSYKSNEALHLSGKEKEKISRCIEAIEDECQQNIDKHSQTVIVSNLELLLNYCNRFYDRQFYTRSTHQQDVVEKIEELLVDFFNSEKSTQQGIPTVKFCADQVNLSPNYLSDLLKKETGKNTQEHIHFHLIEKAKNLLLSSNVSVSGIAYDLGFEYPQSFGTLFKKKVGMSPNKYRQLN
- a CDS encoding EthD domain-containing protein; protein product: MVKYLTFAKRKDGMSHEDFANYYANQHTPLCVELLPVLKKCTIRRNFLLGNQIIYPQGFSGELEYDVVTESIWSNPEAFNQFLEDINNTEIQEKINEDEKNLFKPGSIRVVMVEVSEHKNE
- a CDS encoding Rossmann-fold NAD(P)-binding domain-containing protein, yielding MKVIMTGSTGMVGKGVLLECIDDETVEKILLINRNPIDISHPKIKEILHQDFTSFNKIKVEFKDYNACFHCMGVSSAGISEETYYKLTYTISEALANAIYNVNPNILFTYVSGAGTDSSEQGYSMWARVKGKTENFILNKGFKDAYAFRPGVILPERGVKSKTKLYNFFYVITKPIFPLIKRMKSVTTTSRIGRAMINLYHDPHPLKHLEGADINKVAKLKV